One part of the Salinivirga cyanobacteriivorans genome encodes these proteins:
- the corA gene encoding magnesium/cobalt transporter CorA — protein sequence MARFLKNREKTRGQSPGALIFQGEQRQEKVKITLTQYNEQTLEKTEIGPDNLNELLKTGMITWINIDGLHDTTIIEKVGAAFSISSLALEDILNTDQRPRFFEDEHQLIIIMKSLKLDMKTEQIDSEQVSFVVGNNYLITFQEKSNRIFEDVLYRLHNNRGKIRKSGSDYLAYALMDTIVDSYILNIEAYGRIIESYEKELINPHKGLSDTIFKHKTEIAFFRKNIRPLKEITNRLQKSDSGLIKKATRQHYIPDLDDLVTQALDAIEIYHTMVADQLNLYNTNISNRANDVMKVLTIFAAIFIPLTFIAGVYGTNFQYVPELNYKYGYFGMWAVMIAVAGVMLIYFKRKGWL from the coding sequence ATGGCCAGATTTCTGAAAAACCGTGAAAAAACCCGTGGTCAATCCCCGGGAGCACTCATTTTCCAGGGAGAACAAAGACAGGAAAAGGTAAAAATAACACTTACCCAATATAATGAACAGACCCTTGAAAAAACAGAAATTGGGCCAGATAACCTAAATGAACTGCTTAAAACAGGTATGATTACCTGGATCAATATTGATGGATTACACGACACCACAATAATTGAAAAAGTTGGTGCAGCATTCAGTATATCCTCACTGGCACTGGAGGATATATTGAATACTGACCAGCGTCCGCGTTTCTTTGAAGATGAACACCAGTTAATCATAATAATGAAATCACTGAAACTGGATATGAAGACAGAACAGATCGATTCAGAGCAGGTCTCTTTTGTAGTTGGCAACAATTATCTAATTACATTCCAGGAAAAATCGAACCGTATTTTTGAGGATGTACTTTACAGATTGCATAATAACCGGGGTAAAATCAGAAAATCGGGCTCCGATTATTTGGCCTACGCCTTAATGGATACTATTGTAGATAGTTACATATTAAACATTGAAGCTTACGGACGCATTATTGAATCCTATGAAAAAGAGCTGATCAACCCGCACAAAGGCCTTTCTGACACAATCTTTAAACATAAAACCGAAATTGCCTTTTTCCGAAAAAACATACGTCCTTTAAAAGAAATTACAAACAGGCTTCAAAAAAGTGACTCCGGACTTATAAAAAAAGCAACCCGGCAACATTATATCCCCGACCTGGACGACCTCGTTACGCAGGCCCTCGATGCCATTGAAATCTACCATACAATGGTCGCTGATCAACTCAACCTGTATAATACGAATATCAGCAACCGGGCAAATGACGTAATGAAGGTACTTACCATTTTTGCAGCCATTTTTATACCATTAACCTTTATTGCGGGTGTCTATGGTACAAATTTCCAATACGTACCAGAACTTAACTACAAATACGGTTATTTTGGAATGTGGGCTGTAATGATTGCTGTAGCGGGCGTAATGCTTATATACTTTAAAAGAAAAGGTTGGCTGTAA
- a CDS encoding TonB-dependent receptor plug domain-containing protein, with translation MKKYIPLLLFFLLSANLSLVAQEKTYDFENMSRKEILAISYDEMLEMPFEALKEMAEAIGISTDELLDLALNREVSSASKKGESVFESPLSTTVITKEEIKLTGATTYEELFRLVPGMIVRQESNGNYDIHIRGNDNLPPGNFSHFSENMMTLVMVDGRIVYNYINGGTIWESLPVAMSDIERIEIIRGASSALYGPNAVSGVINIITRTPDKDGAQVHGDVKVGNSDTYIGNFSLLNKISEDFGFKVSGAYDFRDRFQDDFYEYASGTYVPADSLTSMFGNQLHASSPDAELAKKAFNANAGLFYEPSNDLSMSLNGGWQSSESQSMFFENLATPFGIRESETGYVDYKASAYGFQAQVNYLTGRQNLHEKMIKPVIEYDMNFLSANLEYDLVLNDLGIGELTVRPGFNYQLANYDDKTYVEKVDTVGDLDRGLLNGEKSLETISGSMRIDYKPISELRLIAALRADKYNVPDDIYMSWQFVGAYNINSKHLLRATYSRANRGSFMGNAYANFQNPLGPNYYQFYVGDENLNLLTQDLIEVGYRGILTNYLQVDFEAFRTKTTDFDALFPKVYEIDGGITYDQWYYQNIDMESEQLGATLNVAVQPLDNLIIKVFGTYQNTKLTHVLKDISEFYTINFITGQQSMTPYSELDESSFEDGNNDWTPGFYGGAMINYTPVQKFNINASLYYYDKQTYSRYYFAYPTHKTMEASLDPNVILNAKVAYRISNNASVYLSGQNILDHNNPEIPYNDKVRGLYLIGIDFSF, from the coding sequence ATGAAAAAATATATTCCCCTATTATTGTTCTTTTTATTATCAGCAAACTTATCGTTGGTAGCCCAGGAAAAGACATACGACTTTGAAAATATGAGCCGAAAAGAAATTTTGGCAATTAGTTATGATGAGATGCTTGAAATGCCTTTCGAAGCATTGAAAGAAATGGCTGAGGCAATTGGTATTTCTACCGATGAGCTATTGGATCTTGCTTTAAACAGAGAAGTTAGCTCTGCTTCTAAAAAAGGAGAGAGTGTTTTTGAGTCACCACTCTCGACCACTGTAATCACAAAGGAAGAAATTAAACTGACCGGTGCAACAACCTACGAAGAATTATTCAGGTTAGTACCCGGGATGATCGTAAGGCAGGAATCTAATGGCAATTACGATATTCATATAAGAGGTAATGATAACTTGCCCCCGGGAAATTTCTCGCATTTCTCTGAAAATATGATGACGCTCGTAATGGTAGATGGCAGAATTGTGTATAATTATATTAACGGAGGTACAATTTGGGAGTCTCTTCCTGTAGCTATGTCAGATATTGAAAGAATTGAAATTATACGTGGAGCCTCAAGTGCCCTGTATGGCCCAAATGCCGTTTCGGGTGTAATTAATATCATAACCAGAACGCCTGATAAAGACGGTGCTCAAGTGCATGGCGATGTTAAAGTGGGCAATAGTGATACGTATATTGGTAACTTTAGCTTGTTAAACAAAATTAGTGAGGACTTTGGGTTTAAAGTCAGTGGCGCTTACGATTTCAGAGACCGTTTTCAGGACGATTTCTATGAATATGCCAGCGGTACTTATGTGCCTGCTGATTCTCTGACAAGTATGTTTGGCAATCAACTTCATGCCAGTTCTCCCGATGCTGAACTAGCTAAAAAAGCATTTAATGCGAATGCCGGGCTTTTTTATGAACCATCAAATGATTTATCCATGTCGTTAAACGGAGGATGGCAGTCCTCAGAATCGCAAAGTATGTTTTTTGAAAACCTGGCTACTCCTTTTGGCATACGCGAATCTGAAACCGGTTATGTCGATTATAAGGCTTCTGCTTATGGATTTCAGGCACAGGTTAATTATTTAACCGGGCGGCAGAACTTGCATGAGAAAATGATTAAGCCTGTGATTGAATACGATATGAATTTCTTAAGTGCTAATCTGGAATATGATTTGGTACTCAATGACCTGGGTATTGGTGAGCTTACTGTGCGACCCGGATTTAATTATCAGTTGGCAAATTACGACGATAAAACATATGTTGAGAAAGTAGATACCGTTGGCGACCTCGATCGCGGCTTATTAAATGGAGAAAAATCACTTGAAACCATTTCCGGAAGTATGCGGATTGATTATAAACCCATAAGTGAATTAAGGTTAATTGCCGCTTTAAGGGCAGATAAATACAATGTGCCCGATGATATTTACATGTCGTGGCAATTTGTCGGTGCTTATAATATCAATAGTAAGCATTTATTACGTGCAACCTATTCTAGAGCAAATCGCGGCTCATTTATGGGTAATGCCTATGCCAATTTCCAGAATCCTTTGGGACCAAATTATTATCAATTCTATGTGGGTGATGAAAACCTGAATTTATTAACCCAGGATTTGATAGAAGTTGGTTACCGGGGAATTCTTACAAATTACCTGCAGGTCGATTTTGAGGCTTTCAGAACTAAAACAACGGATTTTGATGCGCTTTTTCCCAAAGTTTATGAAATAGATGGCGGAATAACCTATGATCAATGGTATTATCAGAACATAGACATGGAGAGCGAACAACTAGGAGCAACTTTAAACGTTGCTGTTCAGCCATTAGATAATTTGATAATCAAAGTATTTGGAACCTATCAGAATACCAAATTAACTCATGTGCTGAAAGATATTTCAGAGTTTTATACAATCAATTTTATTACAGGCCAACAAAGTATGACACCTTACAGCGAATTGGATGAATCATCATTTGAAGATGGCAATAATGATTGGACCCCGGGTTTTTATGGGGGAGCCATGATTAATTATACTCCTGTTCAAAAGTTTAACATAAATGCATCGCTCTACTATTATGATAAGCAAACCTACTCAAGGTATTACTTTGCATACCCAACTCATAAAACTATGGAGGCTTCGCTTGATCCTAATGTTATACTAAACGCCAAGGTTGCATACCGTATTTCCAATAATGCATCGGTTTATCTTAGCGGACAAAACATTTTAGATCATAATAACCCCGAAATACCATATAACGATAAAGTCAGAGGTTTATATTTAATTGGAATTGATTTTAGTTTCTAA
- a CDS encoding YfiR family protein, with protein MKKLISYFLLLLLVLSITDLKAQNEKFKALFMYNFTKYIEWPGDKQSGDFVIGILGNSPMKKELEVIATKKKVGSQPIKVKVFNSINDIGSCHILFIPSGKSSSLDEVKARVGGKGVLIITDRPGFGRKGSGINYVLKGGHQDFEINKSTMDEQRLKVNSALYSLGTVIN; from the coding sequence ATGAAAAAATTAATTAGCTATTTTTTGTTGCTTTTGCTCGTGTTGAGTATTACCGACTTAAAGGCACAAAATGAAAAATTTAAAGCCCTTTTTATGTATAATTTCACCAAGTATATTGAGTGGCCGGGAGATAAGCAGTCTGGCGATTTTGTAATTGGCATACTTGGTAACTCTCCAATGAAAAAGGAGCTTGAGGTTATTGCCACAAAGAAAAAAGTGGGTAGCCAGCCCATTAAAGTCAAGGTTTTCAATTCAATTAATGATATTGGGTCTTGCCATATTTTGTTCATCCCTTCTGGCAAAAGTTCATCACTTGATGAGGTTAAGGCGCGCGTAGGCGGAAAAGGGGTGCTGATAATTACAGACAGGCCTGGTTTTGGCAGAAAAGGTTCAGGCATAAACTATGTGCTGAAGGGAGGTCATCAGGATTTTGAAATCAATAAATCTACCATGGACGAACAGCGTCTAAAAGTGAATTCTGCTCTCTATTCACTTGGAACTGTAATCAACTAA
- a CDS encoding purine-nucleoside phosphorylase — MSKEQINKVSEAQEFLKEKTNNFNPETGIILGTGLSRLADKIDREYTIDYEDIPHFPLSTVESHSGKLIYGNLFGQPVVAMQGRFHYYEGYTLQQVTFPVRVLKSSGISRLLISNAAGAMNKKFRKGNLMLITDHINLLMDNPLIGPNIDKWGPRFPDMSAPYDEKMNNLFRNVAQKKNIDLFEGVYIAMQGPTLETRAEYRMLANLGGDAVGMSTVPEVIVANHMGLPCVAISVLTDECDPDNLKPVTLEEIIETAGVAEKDLVILFEDVLKALP; from the coding sequence ATGTCAAAAGAACAAATTAATAAAGTATCTGAAGCACAGGAATTTTTAAAAGAAAAAACAAATAATTTTAACCCTGAAACAGGCATTATTCTCGGCACAGGGCTTAGCCGACTGGCTGACAAAATTGACCGGGAATATACCATTGATTACGAAGACATTCCTCATTTTCCACTTTCAACAGTAGAGTCACATAGTGGTAAGCTCATTTATGGTAACCTATTTGGTCAGCCGGTTGTGGCAATGCAGGGCCGTTTTCATTATTATGAGGGATATACCCTGCAGCAAGTAACTTTCCCTGTACGGGTACTCAAATCATCAGGGATATCGAGGTTGCTTATTTCAAATGCTGCAGGTGCCATGAATAAAAAGTTCAGAAAAGGAAACCTAATGCTGATCACCGACCACATTAACCTACTAATGGACAACCCTTTGATTGGTCCAAATATTGATAAGTGGGGTCCAAGGTTTCCTGACATGAGTGCTCCTTACGATGAAAAAATGAATAACCTTTTCCGAAATGTTGCTCAAAAAAAGAACATAGACCTGTTCGAAGGGGTATATATTGCAATGCAGGGACCTACGCTTGAAACCCGGGCCGAGTACCGAATGCTTGCCAACCTGGGTGGCGATGCCGTAGGAATGAGCACGGTGCCTGAAGTTATTGTGGCCAATCACATGGGATTACCGTGCGTTGCAATAAGTGTATTGACAGATGAATGCGACCCGGATAACCTAAAACCTGTTACACTGGAGGAAATTATAGAAACTGCAGGTGTAGCAGAAAAAGATTTAGTAATACTATTTGAAGATGTCTTAAAAGCATTGCCCTAA
- a CDS encoding DNA alkylation repair protein yields the protein MTDPKLESRKILKKLFKNANGDAADAIVKYQGRELPNFGIMYPDIKNLSEQYPKHNGIAAELIIKNTREARIIAMLLVDVPKLDEQLLRVFIKQSVTGELKNHLARHVLAPFLKCNSWQKLSSFVDVQLAVKTFVQYFRMNAELPAFDKSVKLLSLWLNENYQPSMDGPHLAEAIYRCFPAKRADFKAKLFDMQNSHPGAAAQIQNWIDDFQYVENN from the coding sequence ATGACAGATCCCAAATTAGAATCCAGAAAAATTTTAAAGAAATTGTTTAAAAATGCCAATGGCGATGCTGCAGATGCCATTGTGAAATATCAGGGCCGTGAATTACCCAATTTTGGTATAATGTATCCTGATATTAAAAATCTATCTGAACAGTATCCAAAGCATAACGGTATTGCTGCAGAGCTAATCATTAAAAATACCAGGGAGGCCAGAATCATCGCCATGCTATTAGTCGATGTCCCGAAATTGGATGAGCAGTTATTGAGAGTTTTTATAAAACAGTCGGTGACCGGGGAACTCAAAAATCATCTTGCCCGCCATGTGCTTGCACCTTTTTTGAAATGCAATAGCTGGCAAAAGCTATCGTCATTTGTTGATGTGCAATTAGCTGTAAAAACCTTCGTTCAGTATTTCAGAATGAATGCTGAGTTGCCTGCCTTTGATAAGTCAGTTAAGCTTTTGAGCCTCTGGCTAAATGAAAACTATCAGCCCTCAATGGATGGTCCCCATCTGGCTGAGGCCATTTACCGCTGTTTTCCAGCCAAAAGGGCCGACTTTAAAGCGAAGCTTTTTGATATGCAGAATTCCCATCCAGGTGCTGCGGCTCAAATACAAAACTGGATCGATGATTTTCAATATGTTGAAAACAATTAG
- a CDS encoding transglycosylase SLT domain-containing protein has translation MKKIPSYHTRILRRGLVIAVFIAVSFAFMLTKTDKKQQPDSQKEVLEAIIERDTLIALTNYNSISYFSYRGKPMGFQYDMLTLFANFLDVELKIIINNDIETALKKLNSHECDVLAMNLAVTKDRASRVSFAAAYGQTRQVLVQKKPVGWEKMTKRELNSYLIRNQLDLANRKVHVQSNSAFEKRLRNLSDEIGANIDIVEVENYDAEQLIRLVAKGEISYTVADENVAKLNQTYYPEIDISTPVSFPQRMAWAVAKDADKFLSKLNSWVYTFKNGPMYALLYNKYFKSKKASSRIKSQYMSISGGKISPYDETIQRYSEIPNYDWRLVASMIYQESRFNPRVVSWAGAFGIMQLMPGTANYFGVSRASSPKMHIRAGCQFLDYLDRQFEDELPDKEERRKFVLASYNCGIGHVRDARRLAEKYGKNPDVWDTQVDSMLLWKSDPKYYLDPVVKYGYCRGQEPFDYVKEIMNRYEHYKNVISEDNL, from the coding sequence GTGAAAAAAATACCTTCATATCATACACGTATTCTCAGAAGAGGCCTGGTAATAGCTGTTTTTATTGCTGTTTCCTTCGCTTTTATGCTCACAAAAACTGATAAAAAGCAGCAACCCGATAGCCAGAAAGAAGTATTGGAAGCTATTATTGAACGCGATACACTAATCGCATTGACAAATTATAATTCAATCAGTTATTTTAGTTATCGCGGTAAGCCAATGGGTTTCCAGTATGATATGCTCACCCTTTTTGCCAATTTTTTAGATGTTGAATTAAAAATCATAATTAATAATGATATTGAAACAGCGTTAAAGAAACTAAATTCACACGAGTGTGATGTACTTGCAATGAACCTTGCTGTGACAAAAGATCGTGCTTCACGTGTTTCTTTTGCTGCAGCATACGGGCAAACGCGGCAGGTACTTGTGCAAAAAAAGCCTGTCGGTTGGGAAAAAATGACCAAAAGAGAGCTTAACTCTTACCTGATTCGTAATCAACTGGACCTTGCCAATCGCAAAGTTCATGTGCAAAGTAATTCAGCCTTTGAGAAACGGCTACGCAACCTAAGCGATGAGATCGGGGCCAATATAGATATTGTAGAGGTAGAAAATTACGATGCCGAACAGTTGATCAGGCTTGTGGCAAAAGGAGAAATTAGTTATACCGTGGCTGATGAGAATGTGGCTAAACTGAACCAGACATATTATCCTGAAATTGATATCAGTACACCGGTAAGTTTTCCGCAAAGAATGGCCTGGGCAGTGGCAAAAGATGCCGATAAATTTTTGTCAAAGCTCAATTCGTGGGTCTATACATTTAAAAACGGACCAATGTATGCCCTGCTTTACAATAAATACTTTAAAAGTAAAAAAGCATCGAGCCGCATTAAAAGTCAGTATATGTCTATTAGTGGAGGCAAAATTTCACCATACGATGAAACCATACAACGCTACAGTGAAATTCCCAATTACGATTGGCGTTTGGTAGCTTCTATGATTTACCAGGAGTCACGTTTTAATCCACGTGTAGTTAGCTGGGCGGGCGCATTTGGTATTATGCAGTTAATGCCGGGTACGGCCAATTATTTCGGTGTTAGCCGTGCATCATCACCCAAGATGCATATTCGGGCTGGTTGCCAGTTCCTCGATTACCTGGACCGCCAGTTTGAAGATGAATTACCTGACAAAGAGGAACGCCGCAAATTCGTGCTGGCATCATACAATTGTGGCATTGGGCACGTACGCGATGCCAGACGTCTGGCAGAGAAATATGGCAAAAATCCGGATGTATGGGATACCCAGGTTGATAGTATGTTGCTGTGGAAATCGGATCCGAAGTACTATCTCGATCCGGTTGTGAAATATGGCTACTGTCGCGGACAGGAACCATTTGACTATGTCAAGGAAATTATGAATCGCTATGAGCATTATAAAAATGTCATCAGTGAGGACAATCTGTAA
- a CDS encoding prenyltransferase produces the protein MKFFYWINVWLKAARAPFLVVSFMPAVLGGVLAWKDGSFDWTIFLLTTIGIVLAHSAADFIDDYFDYKNDNLGNKESQFHDSPLISGEVTPNQVLWATAICLIPAIGIGVYLYFLIGWPVISMAALGAFIVFFYTSPPLRLNYRGLGETALFIAFGPMIVFGVYFVLTQQFSWEPILLSIPIGIFTMNVGLVSNTFDYEDDVKSKKRTFPVRFGQSNAVKFLNVATIIAFAIIVAAAFFQLVSYFSLLMVLLLVLAFRVLNDTRKFTELDRYTRAMGSAIALSSLSGILLTLGYLGEIYLLN, from the coding sequence ATGAAGTTTTTTTATTGGATAAATGTATGGTTAAAGGCTGCCAGAGCTCCATTTCTGGTGGTTAGCTTTATGCCTGCCGTTTTAGGAGGTGTATTAGCCTGGAAAGATGGTAGTTTTGATTGGACTATATTTTTGCTTACTACCATTGGTATTGTATTGGCACATTCTGCTGCCGACTTTATTGATGACTATTTTGATTATAAAAACGATAATCTTGGTAATAAGGAGTCCCAATTTCATGATAGCCCTTTAATTAGCGGAGAAGTTACACCTAATCAGGTGTTGTGGGCTACCGCTATTTGTTTAATACCTGCCATTGGAATAGGTGTCTATTTGTATTTCTTAATTGGTTGGCCAGTAATTTCGATGGCAGCATTAGGCGCATTTATTGTGTTTTTTTATACCTCGCCACCCTTAAGACTAAATTATCGTGGACTGGGTGAAACTGCCTTGTTTATTGCCTTTGGACCAATGATTGTGTTTGGTGTATATTTCGTTTTGACACAGCAATTTAGTTGGGAGCCCATACTTTTATCGATTCCAATCGGGATTTTTACAATGAACGTAGGGTTGGTAAGTAACACTTTTGATTATGAAGATGATGTAAAGTCTAAGAAGCGTACTTTCCCGGTTAGATTTGGACAATCTAATGCAGTAAAGTTTTTAAATGTTGCTACTATTATTGCTTTTGCAATTATTGTTGCAGCAGCTTTTTTTCAGTTGGTTTCCTATTTTTCATTGCTAATGGTTCTTCTATTGGTTCTGGCATTTCGTGTACTTAATGATACCCGTAAATTTACTGAACTTGATCGGTATACCAGGGCAATGGGTTCGGCAATTGCCCTTTCTTCCCTTAGTGGTATATTATTGACGCTTGGATATTTGGGTGAAATATATTTGCTTAATTAA
- a CDS encoding prenyltransferase: MTDNTTKRSAYILQIKYLLFSASIIPALISGVLVYGQAQLHLFDWFLVILGLLLGQAGGDYLYYYFTNNHTDQRDAHTKIFAGWQPLFARYFKSAKTPFYVGIAVLLVNVFVLYYFYLAIGWKILAFAAVGGLIALTFTFLMRKGFKEVTVFVTFGPLSMAGAYLALTGQIAYLPVWVSIPVGLLITLVAYLKGARIKTSDDGQHVVSIKNNLIDFLTYLAFVSLMALVVFKVLPVHSLLGLLGIVPAILMRKKLASKSASIPQYLSATVQSIFAMIVTGIGMMAGWILQYHFTVF, encoded by the coding sequence ATGACCGATAATACCACAAAGCGATCTGCATATATTTTGCAAATTAAATATTTGTTATTCAGTGCTTCCATTATACCTGCGTTGATTTCTGGTGTGCTTGTGTATGGACAGGCTCAATTGCATCTTTTCGATTGGTTTTTAGTAATTCTGGGACTTCTGCTAGGGCAGGCCGGAGGAGATTATTTATATTACTATTTCACAAATAATCATACTGACCAACGTGATGCACATACAAAGATTTTTGCCGGCTGGCAGCCACTTTTTGCCAGGTACTTCAAAAGCGCTAAAACGCCATTTTATGTGGGGATTGCTGTGCTATTAGTCAACGTTTTTGTTCTGTACTATTTTTATCTGGCCATTGGCTGGAAAATTTTGGCTTTTGCTGCAGTTGGCGGATTAATAGCACTTACTTTTACTTTTTTAATGAGGAAAGGATTTAAGGAGGTAACAGTTTTTGTTACATTCGGTCCCTTAAGTATGGCCGGAGCCTATTTGGCCCTTACTGGTCAAATTGCATACCTTCCTGTATGGGTTTCAATCCCCGTTGGGTTACTGATTACCCTTGTGGCCTATTTAAAGGGTGCTCGAATAAAAACCAGTGACGATGGACAGCATGTAGTTTCCATCAAAAATAATCTGATTGATTTTTTAACATATTTGGCTTTCGTATCGCTTATGGCATTGGTTGTGTTTAAAGTATTGCCGGTTCATAGTCTATTAGGACTATTGGGTATAGTGCCTGCTATTCTTATGCGGAAAAAACTGGCCAGCAAAAGTGCCAGTATCCCCCAATATTTGAGCGCTACTGTACAATCTATTTTCGCTATGATTGTTACAGGCATAGGTATGATGGCGGGTTGGATACTGCAATATCACTTCACAGTTTTTTAG
- a CDS encoding PorV/PorQ family protein, translating to MRKYIILSFLFLAVSLGLLGQSAPKYSNEFLSIGVGGRALGMGNAVVSSTNDVYATYWNPAGLLEAKNDVQAGYMHSEYFAGIAKYDYGAVSYKIDSKQSIGISLIRFGVDNIPNTLELIDAEGNIRYDRVKSFSVADYAFLISYARDLGIEGLNVGGNVKIVRRVAGEFANAWGFGIDAAATYDYKGWRFAALARDVTSTFNAWSFEQGELQETFEMTGNEIPENSLEITLPKFILSVSSSFTVKEDFHILGEANIDLTTDGKRNVLVKTDFISMDPHLGLEVDYKRIFFLRGGFLNLQKETIADRDKASYTVQPTIGAGLRIKRLAIDYAYTNLGGVSQVPYSHVVSLSYGFTVD from the coding sequence ATGCGTAAATATATAATACTATCCTTTTTGTTTTTGGCCGTTTCTTTAGGTTTATTGGGGCAGTCTGCACCCAAATATAGTAATGAGTTTTTATCCATTGGTGTTGGAGGAAGAGCTTTAGGAATGGGAAATGCTGTGGTTTCATCAACCAACGATGTTTATGCCACTTACTGGAATCCTGCCGGATTGCTTGAAGCTAAAAACGATGTGCAGGCAGGCTATATGCACTCTGAGTATTTTGCAGGTATTGCTAAATATGATTACGGTGCAGTTTCATATAAAATTGATTCCAAACAAAGTATTGGCATATCATTGATCCGGTTTGGAGTCGATAATATTCCAAACACCCTTGAACTTATTGACGCGGAAGGAAATATACGTTACGACCGGGTTAAAAGTTTTTCAGTAGCTGATTATGCTTTTTTAATTTCATATGCCCGTGATCTGGGTATTGAGGGATTAAATGTTGGCGGAAATGTTAAAATTGTACGTCGTGTGGCCGGTGAATTTGCCAATGCCTGGGGATTTGGGATTGATGCAGCCGCAACATACGATTACAAAGGCTGGCGCTTTGCTGCTCTTGCCCGGGATGTAACCTCCACTTTTAATGCCTGGAGTTTTGAACAGGGCGAATTGCAGGAAACATTTGAAATGACAGGTAACGAAATACCTGAAAACTCTCTGGAAATAACCTTGCCAAAATTTATTTTGTCTGTATCAAGTTCATTTACAGTCAAAGAAGATTTTCACATACTGGGCGAAGCCAATATCGATCTTACCACTGATGGAAAACGTAATGTACTGGTTAAAACAGATTTTATTAGCATGGACCCGCACCTCGGTTTAGAGGTTGATTACAAGCGCATATTTTTTCTGAGAGGAGGGTTCCTTAATCTTCAAAAAGAGACCATTGCCGATCGGGATAAAGCCTCATATACCGTACAACCAACTATTGGTGCCGGCCTGAGAATAAAACGACTCGCCATAGATTATGCTTATACTAACCTGGGTGGTGTGTCGCAGGTGCCCTATTCCCACGTAGTATCGTTGAGCTACGGCTTTACTGTTGATTAA
- the pssA gene encoding CDP-diacylglycerol--serine O-phosphatidyltransferase — translation MIRTFIPNLLTLMNLLSGAIAVVMALETNFYFAAYLILAGAIFDFFDGFAARLLRVSSPIGKQLDSLADLITFGLAPATMLLALLKQHWAGDVAYFSYENWAIFIPFLLVLFAALRLAKFNVDESQSKHFQGLPTPANALFIVSFVFLLLSHTSWITHEFVIPIIVVFSFIMVAPIPLMGLKEFSGQQKVYILILLIGSLAALILFKFTAGVIIIPFYIALSGIKFAFSKKQ, via the coding sequence ATGATCCGAACATTTATTCCAAATTTGCTTACACTCATGAATCTGCTTTCAGGTGCAATTGCCGTTGTAATGGCCCTGGAAACCAACTTTTATTTCGCCGCATATTTAATACTTGCCGGCGCCATTTTTGACTTTTTCGATGGCTTTGCAGCACGGTTACTCCGGGTTTCATCGCCTATTGGTAAACAACTCGATTCTTTGGCCGATTTAATCACCTTTGGGCTCGCTCCGGCTACAATGTTACTTGCACTTCTTAAACAACACTGGGCAGGAGATGTTGCATATTTCTCTTACGAAAACTGGGCCATTTTCATACCCTTTTTACTCGTACTTTTTGCAGCACTGCGTCTGGCTAAATTTAATGTTGATGAATCGCAATCAAAGCATTTTCAGGGATTACCAACACCTGCCAATGCATTATTTATAGTTTCATTTGTTTTTTTACTATTAAGCCACACCTCATGGATTACCCATGAATTTGTAATACCCATAATTGTGGTATTTAGTTTTATAATGGTCGCCCCTATTCCGCTCATGGGACTTAAGGAATTTTCGGGCCAACAAAAAGTTTATATTTTAATTTTGCTTATAGGGTCGTTAGCTGCATTAATTTTATTTAAATTTACAGCCGGTGTAATAATTATACCATTTTATATAGCCCTTTCGGGAATAAAATTCGCATTCAGTAAAAAACAATAA
- the purS gene encoding phosphoribosylformylglycinamidine synthase subunit PurS, translated as MKFIAEINVMPLKALLDPQGKAVTHSMHSIGYKSVENVRIGKHISLEIEADNEGHAKEKVDEACKKILSNPVMESYEFEIRPMN; from the coding sequence ATGAAATTTATCGCAGAAATTAATGTGATGCCACTCAAAGCCCTTCTGGACCCCCAGGGCAAAGCTGTAACCCACAGCATGCACAGCATAGGGTACAAAAGTGTAGAAAATGTACGCATTGGTAAACATATTAGTCTGGAAATAGAGGCCGACAATGAAGGACATGCCAAAGAAAAAGTAGATGAAGCATGTAAAAAAATACTTTCAAATCCGGTTATGGAAAGTTACGAATTTGAAATCAGACCTATGAATTAA